From Zerene cesonia ecotype Mississippi chromosome 16, Zerene_cesonia_1.1, whole genome shotgun sequence, one genomic window encodes:
- the LOC119832967 gene encoding ribokinase-like — protein sequence MSSLPKIVVVGSCSVDFTTYAPKLPNPGETIHGTKFTTSFGGKGANQCVAAAKLGGNTYMICRVGDDDWGGKYKENLKSFGIDVTHTKTTTDSTTGIAQITVSSNGENQIVIVAGANNHLNKSDIQGALSLIKNADIIISQLETPVDTTYEAFKLCNGIKLLNAAPARTDIKNLLELCTVLCVNEPEASLLVGFEVNLSNIKLALKELLDTGCKIAIITLGDKGAAYSSSNDSQCIHIPCEKVIPVDTTGAGDAFVGALATFLVTQKDRAIHQIIGAACDVASKSVINEGTQSSFPDKFICQENYKYTVL from the exons atGTCAAGTCTACCAAAAATTGTGGTTGTTGGATCCTGCTCCGTCGATTTCACTAC ttatGCACCAAAACTACCTAACCCTGGAGAAACAATTCATGGtacaaaatttacaacaaGTTTTGGAGGTAAAGGAGCAAATCAATGTGTTGCGGCCGCTAAATTAGGTGGCAATACCTATATGATATGTAGA gtTGGGGATGATGATTGGGGTGGTAAATACAAGGAAAATCTCAAAAGCTTTGGTATTGATGTTACTCATACAAAGACAACAACAGATAGCACTACTGGAATCGCTCAAATAACTGTTTCATCTAATGGGGAAAATCAAATTGTTATTGTGGCTGGTGCTAATAATCACCTTAATAAATCTGATATTCAAGGTGCTCTAagtctaataaaaaatgcagatattataattagtcaATTAGAAACACCTGTCGATACTACGTATGAAGCGTTCAAGCTGTGTAACGGA ATCAAGCTTTTAAATGCAGCGCCAGCGAGAACAgacattaaaaatcttttagaGTTATGTACTGTGCTGTGTGTAAATGAGCCTGAAGCTTCTCTATTAGTAGGTTTCGAAGTAAATTTAtc caatataaaattagccCTGAAGGAATTATTAGATACAGGGTGTAAAATTGCAATTATAACTTTGGGTGATAAAGGAGCAGCATATTCAAGCAGTAATGATAGTCAATGTATTCATATACCCTGTGAAAAAGTAATACCTGTTGACACCACG GGTGCTGGTGACGCTTTTGTTGGAGCACTAGCAACTTTTCTTGTAACACAAAAGGATCGCGCCATACATCAAATAATTGGTGCCGCGTGTGATGTTGCCAGTAAATCTGTAATTAATGAAGGCACACAATCAAGTTTTCCGGATAAATTTATCTgtcaagaaaattataaatacaccgTTTTGTAg
- the LOC119833103 gene encoding uncharacterized protein LOC119833103 isoform X2 — protein MHQKMTGWAFLALISSSAILHTLAYPQQHAPLISQATSNVRTQNPQYYSNSLPLPHEQIAQERKFAEKPNALKKVALDDIDEIQNNSISDGGFSWSNMLGMIMQMIFNPGTTGPNKSDNIDTEAAPVSPWANFITMGLKILTAILGGGASSDGIDKVDNGSSPMQFINIVVNLLDALKTSFSHRSLTARSMGRKDSVSDAALAGIAMMKTYVRSFGTNDDKCLQKYVCDANNECSADIGPKSVFCQLGTYAASFVLERQSSGTFQQFYEAGRRGRSGIDCRELYLQCNEV, from the exons ATGCATCAAAAGATGACCGGGTGGGCGTTTTTAGCCCTTATCAGTTCGTCGGCAATTCTTCACACATTGGCATATCCGCAACAACATGCACCTCTCATTTCACAA gCGACCAGTAACGTCAGAACACAAAATCCACAGTATTATAGCAACTCGTTACCCTTACCTCATGAACAGATTGCTCAAGAACGAAAGTTTGCCGAAAAACCCAACGCTCTTAAAAAAGTAGCCCTCGATGATATCgatgaaatacaaaacaattctATTTCTGATGGCGGATTTTCGTGGTCCAATATGTTAG GTATGATAATGCAAATGATTTTCAATCCTGGCACCACTGGACCCAATAAGAGCGACAACATTGATACTGAAGCCGCACCAGTATCGCCTTGGGCCAATTTTATTACGATGggtcttaaaattttaacagccATTCTTGGTGGTGGAGCGTCTAGCGACGGTATTGACAAAGTCGATAACGGATCTTCACCGATGCAG TTCATAAATATCGTGGTAAATCTCCTTGATGCCTTGAAGACATCCTTCTCTCATCGATCATTGACCGCACGGTCCATGGGCCGTAAAGACTCAGTCAGTGACGCCGCTCTGGCTGGTATTGCTATGATGAAAACCTATGTAAGATCATTTGGAACAAATGATGACAAGTGCCTCCAGAAATACGTGTGCGACGCCAATAATGAATGTTCCGCTGATATTGGACCTAAGAGCGTATTTTGCCAATTGGGAac TTATGCGGCAAGTTTCGTCTTGGAAAGACAATCCAGCGGTACTTTCCAACAATTCTATGAAGCTGGACGTCGCGGTCGTTCTGGCATTGATTGCCGTGAACTATATCTTCAATGCAACGAAGTGTAA
- the LOC119832869 gene encoding uncharacterized protein LOC119832869, which yields MIANKKRESKRAKSKMAKSLQILYKEGKCRECSVVVTRMDFAKILGKFTKVKIQYESNSSPKTPKSPEITSPNVNTRLKSNENGMVLIRRNAYNPHPAKELKNSKKNKSNVIETKKALVPSSPKSNILKENNNCKKTNTTKKISSAYKSIHSDHKQYAIIFVNPTVNGNNEFKTKLTLADLIPNINGHILPSDEWCIEYFPQSIEPKDEKMYNRIAAELEDLMYNKINATEPAESKCDEFPSIMDILNDNPAEACTDTKEQTNVVEFKPNLESSDVEAMLLGKPDEKDLKTIPMDVDSSDVSKLIEDVVQLVPNAEINKNLTSDEVEKPNSPSILDETLQKGIEEHLPIPQPIEQDISTKENNNTIKSDTSNNNDIDQVDIKLEDKTCEDNNITETKDKTSPINYDEVSEVRFKKIVDGKCPKLVTCLKNLSYNINLEEKSVELLGAPKYITSIDDIQVLLQIVNESTLDSLHVLHTNV from the coding sequence ATGATAGCAAACAAAAAACGAGAATCGAAACGGGCTAAGAGTAAAATGGCGAAGAGCCTGcaaatactttataaagaaGGAAAATGCCGTGAGTGTTCAGTTGTGGTTACGCGTATGGATTTTGCCAAGATACTCGGtaaatttacaaaagtaaaaatcCAATATGAAAGTAATTCATCGCCCAAAACTCCGAAGTCCCCAGAGATTACTTCTCCTAATGTGAATACAAGACTTAAGAGCAATGAAAATGGCATGGTTCTTATTCGCAGAAATGCATACAATCCTCATCCTGCTAAAGAACTGAAAAACAGTAAAAAGAACAAAAGTAATgttatagaaacaaaaaaagcaTTAGTACCAAGTTCACCCAAAAGTAACATACTGAAGGAAAAcaataattgcaaaaaaacaaatacaacaaaaaaaatttcctCAGCATATAAATCGATACACTCTGATCATAAACAATATGCAATCATATTTGTTAATCCTACAGTAAAtggaaataatgaatttaagaCTAAATTAACATTGGCCGATTTGATACCAAATATCAATGGACACATATTACCTTCTGATGAATGGTGTATAGAGTATTTTCCTCAAAGTATAGAACCAAAAgatgaaaaaatgtataatagaaTTGCTGCTGAATTAGAAGACctaatgtacaataaaataaatgctactGAACCTGCAGAAAGTAAATGTGACGAATTTCCGTCTATAATGGATATTCTGAATGATAACCCAGCCGAAGCTTGTACAGACACAAAAGAACAAACAAATGTAGTAGAATTTAAACCAAACTTAGAATCCAGTGATGTAGAAGCAATGCTCTTAGGAAAACCTGATGAAAAAGATCTTAAAACTATACCAATGGATGTAGATAGTTCAGATGTTAGTAAATTAATAGAAGATGTTGTTCAATTGGTTCCCAATGcagaaattaacaaaaatctcaCTAGTGACGAAGTAGAGAAACCAAACAGCCCATCAATACTTGATGAAACTTTACAAAAGGGTATAGAAGAACATTTACCTATTCCCCAACCTATAGAACAAGACATTAGCACAAAAGAGAATAATAACACTATAAAATCAGACACATCAAATAACAATGATATTGATCAGgtagatattaaattagaaGACAAAACATgtgaagataataatataaccgAAACAAAAGATAAAACATCACCAATCAATTATGATGAGGTTTCGGAAGTACGattcaaaaaaattgtagatGGAAAATGTCCAAAGTTAGTGACATGTCTGAAAAATttgtcttataatattaatctagAGGAAAAGTCTGTTGAATTATTAGGTGCcccaaaatatataactagcaTAGATGATATTCAGGTATTATTGCAGATTGTTAATGAAAGTACACTAGACAGTTTGCATGTGTTACATAcaaatgtgtaa
- the LOC119832841 gene encoding 39S ribosomal protein L17, mitochondrial, whose product MNQADVTKLVSKLRIKIPPKHRRLSDPQGPEGRINKLRKTVTGLIKYERIELNYSRADEARQYAERLITEAINHGDCHKPTMEMADYWLLEKQLVHKLFKVLVPRFENSNSAYTRMLKAPNPAYGRIIDKAVLELRGNPFPTLQNKQANNRQLLQNILLDAAKYDYRQAKYAEMAEKISNSEKSQPIENKTIKSVDT is encoded by the exons atGAACCAGGCTGACGTAACAAAATTAGTTTCTAAGCTGCGAATCAAGATACCTCCTAAACATAGGCGCCTAAGCGATCCACAGGGTCCCGAaggaagaataaataaacttcgTAAAACTGTAACTGGATTGATTAAATATGAGAGAATTGAGCTAAATTATAGTAGAGCTGATGAAGCCCGCCAGTATGCCGAACgg ttaaTAACAGAAGCAATTAATCATGGGGATTGTCATAAGCCTACAATGGAAATGGCTGACTATTGGCTACTAGAGAAACAATTAGttcataaactatttaaagtCCTAGTTCCTCGTTTTGAAAATAGTAACTCTGCATATACAAGGATGTTAAAAGCACCAAATCCTGCTTATGGACGTATTATAGACAAAGCTGTATTGGAATTGCGAGGGAATCCTTTTCCAAcactacaaaataaacaagccAACAATAGGCAATTGCTCCAAAATATACTTTTGGATGCAGCAAAATATGACTATAGACAAGCAAAGTATGCTGAAATGGCTgagaaaatatcaaattcagAAAAAAGCCAGCCAAtcgaaaataaaactataaaatcagttgatacataa
- the LOC119833105 gene encoding YLP motif-containing protein 1-like, which translates to MEDADVPMEDAQETEVENSFTSKWERMDDVNQLARLDGTSKPLRPSKLSMEDYLQLDDWTPNQAKPGKKTVRWADIEERRQQEKMRAIGFVVGQTDWNRMTDPTLGSSALTQTKYIERVRRH; encoded by the exons ATGGAAGATGCTGATGTACCTATGGAAGATGCACAGGAAACTGAG GTCGAAAATAGTTTTACATCAAAGTGGGAGAGAATGGACGATGTGAATCAACTAG CGCGGCTCGACGGCACCAGCAAACCACTTCGACCGTCAAAGTTATCAATGGAAGACTACCTTCAGTTAGACGACTGGACTCCTAACCAGGCTAAACCTGGCAAGAAAACT gtACGGTGGGCTGATATCGAAGAAAGAAGACAGCAAGAGAAGATGCGCGCCATCGGTTTTGTTGTCGGTCAAACCGATTGGAATCGAATGACCGATCCCACATTGGGGTCCAGCGCGCTCACACAGACTAAATATATAGAGAGAGTTAGACGCCATTGA
- the LOC119833104 gene encoding uncharacterized protein LOC119833104 isoform X2 produces the protein MEDVQAHVSVFPCHQYSDVPSVSTMANLIPQIGTVPKQMVERYAEYPATHDQHFYYTYEPASHSHGHVSPSKYGGGEYKKSNAAMSALTLLAFLFFLHILQQCLKDHMTAMSTPQVMIMSTGKEGDENIGKITRTKTDKSGMRNTAPSKASDIIDRDEHLMKITTSDHEPQGSAQKFKNSYKYNDYGTPGVANAFDKK, from the exons ATGGAAGATGTGCAAGCGCATGTCTCAGTATTCCCTTGTCATCAGTATAGTGACGTGCCAAGTGTCAGCACGATGGCAAACTTGATCCCACAGATAGGTACAGTGCCGAAGCAAATGGTTGAGAG GTACGCAGAATATCCCGCAACACACGATCAACACTTTTACTATACATATGAGCCGGCATCACATTCACATGGGCACGTATCCCCTTCAAAATA tggTGGCGGCGAGTATAAGAAAAGCAACGCGGCAATGTCAGCACTAACACTTCTagcgtttttgttttttttacacatcCTCCAACAATGCCTGAAGGATCACATGACTGCAATGAGCACCCCGCAAGTAATGATTATGTCGACCGGAAAAGAGGGAGACGAAAATATTGGTAAAATAACGCGTACAAAAACGGACAAATCCGGAATGAGAAATACCGCACCGTCCAAGGCATCCGATATCATCGATCGAGATgaacatttaatgaaaataacaacGTCGGACCACGAACCGCAAGGCAGCGCgcagaaatttaaaaatagttataagtACAACGATTATGGGACCCCTGGGGTCGCTAATGcctttgataagaaataa
- the LOC119833103 gene encoding uncharacterized protein LOC119833103 isoform X1, translating into MHQKMTGWAFLALISSSAILHTLAYPQQHAPLISQATSNVRTQNPQYYSNSLPLPHEQIAQERKFAEKPNALKKVALDDIDEIQNNSISDGGFSWSNMLGMIMQMIFNPGTTGPNKSDNIDTEAAPVSPWANFITMGLKILTAILGGGASSDGIDKVDNGSSPMQSILAAVLSTVLGAKDPDQVASMAKQAGEFINIVVNLLDALKTSFSHRSLTARSMGRKDSVSDAALAGIAMMKTYVRSFGTNDDKCLQKYVCDANNECSADIGPKSVFCQLGTYAASFVLERQSSGTFQQFYEAGRRGRSGIDCRELYLQCNEV; encoded by the exons ATGCATCAAAAGATGACCGGGTGGGCGTTTTTAGCCCTTATCAGTTCGTCGGCAATTCTTCACACATTGGCATATCCGCAACAACATGCACCTCTCATTTCACAA gCGACCAGTAACGTCAGAACACAAAATCCACAGTATTATAGCAACTCGTTACCCTTACCTCATGAACAGATTGCTCAAGAACGAAAGTTTGCCGAAAAACCCAACGCTCTTAAAAAAGTAGCCCTCGATGATATCgatgaaatacaaaacaattctATTTCTGATGGCGGATTTTCGTGGTCCAATATGTTAG GTATGATAATGCAAATGATTTTCAATCCTGGCACCACTGGACCCAATAAGAGCGACAACATTGATACTGAAGCCGCACCAGTATCGCCTTGGGCCAATTTTATTACGATGggtcttaaaattttaacagccATTCTTGGTGGTGGAGCGTCTAGCGACGGTATTGACAAAGTCGATAACGGATCTTCACCGATGCAG AGTATATTGGCTGCGGTTCTGTCGACGGTGCTCGGTGCCAAAGATCCCGACCAAGTCGCTTCCATGGCAAAGCAGGCTGGAGAG TTCATAAATATCGTGGTAAATCTCCTTGATGCCTTGAAGACATCCTTCTCTCATCGATCATTGACCGCACGGTCCATGGGCCGTAAAGACTCAGTCAGTGACGCCGCTCTGGCTGGTATTGCTATGATGAAAACCTATGTAAGATCATTTGGAACAAATGATGACAAGTGCCTCCAGAAATACGTGTGCGACGCCAATAATGAATGTTCCGCTGATATTGGACCTAAGAGCGTATTTTGCCAATTGGGAac TTATGCGGCAAGTTTCGTCTTGGAAAGACAATCCAGCGGTACTTTCCAACAATTCTATGAAGCTGGACGTCGCGGTCGTTCTGGCATTGATTGCCGTGAACTATATCTTCAATGCAACGAAGTGTAA
- the LOC119833104 gene encoding uncharacterized protein LOC119833104 isoform X1, with product MEDVQAHVSVFPCHQYSDVPSVSTMANLIPQIGTVPKQMVERYAEYPATHDQHFYYTYEPASHSHGHVSPSKYIFYFFFSGGGEYKKSNAAMSALTLLAFLFFLHILQQCLKDHMTAMSTPQVMIMSTGKEGDENIGKITRTKTDKSGMRNTAPSKASDIIDRDEHLMKITTSDHEPQGSAQKFKNSYKYNDYGTPGVANAFDKK from the exons ATGGAAGATGTGCAAGCGCATGTCTCAGTATTCCCTTGTCATCAGTATAGTGACGTGCCAAGTGTCAGCACGATGGCAAACTTGATCCCACAGATAGGTACAGTGCCGAAGCAAATGGTTGAGAG GTACGCAGAATATCCCGCAACACACGATCAACACTTTTACTATACATATGAGCCGGCATCACATTCACATGGGCACGTATCCCCTTCAAAATA tattttttactttttttttagtggTGGCGGCGAGTATAAGAAAAGCAACGCGGCAATGTCAGCACTAACACTTCTagcgtttttgttttttttacacatcCTCCAACAATGCCTGAAGGATCACATGACTGCAATGAGCACCCCGCAAGTAATGATTATGTCGACCGGAAAAGAGGGAGACGAAAATATTGGTAAAATAACGCGTACAAAAACGGACAAATCCGGAATGAGAAATACCGCACCGTCCAAGGCATCCGATATCATCGATCGAGATgaacatttaatgaaaataacaacGTCGGACCACGAACCGCAAGGCAGCGCgcagaaatttaaaaatagttataagtACAACGATTATGGGACCCCTGGGGTCGCTAATGcctttgataagaaataa